One segment of uncultured Campylobacter sp. DNA contains the following:
- a CDS encoding phytanoyl-CoA dioxygenase: MQINGKEIFKKGTLMCRLSRMASLEYQDKYIVYPTINKYEDPSKMAELLYTECRNALLEQFEFCFLPYERDALRELMELIDRYFKDQSLLEGVCEYLIYHNKSWVEVRELALKTLYTFGYDLEDFDYD; this comes from the coding sequence ATGCAAATTAACGGAAAAGAGATATTTAAGAAAGGCACTCTTATGTGCCGCCTAAGTCGAATGGCTTCTTTGGAGTATCAGGACAAATATATCGTTTATCCCACAATCAATAAATATGAAGATCCGTCGAAAATGGCAGAACTTTTATATACCGAATGCAGAAACGCTTTATTGGAGCAATTTGAATTTTGCTTCCTGCCATACGAGAGAGATGCACTAAGAGAGCTTATGGAGCTCATAGATAGATACTTTAAAGATCAAAGCCTACTAGAAGGCGTATGTGAATATTTGATCTATCATAATAAATCATGGGTAGAAGTCAGAGAGTTAGCCTTAAAGACTTTGTATACCTTCGGATATGATTTGGAAGACTTCGACTATGATTAA
- a CDS encoding DUF4279 domain-containing protein, whose protein sequence is MTTMYVAFYLSSDKYNFDFSDLILDEKTNEYKISYIKKYKIGDIDERRGKVRNSCRWLCYTAKKECVFTSDALKDLYEILKTNFDDIKKRVSELNLDANIDIVIDMTEKDDIYSIDFSKEMIKMCAELNADVCVDGIYY, encoded by the coding sequence ATGACTACTATGTATGTTGCTTTTTATTTATCGTCGGATAAATATAACTTTGATTTTTCGGACTTGATCCTAGATGAGAAGACCAATGAATATAAAATTAGTTATATAAAAAAATATAAAATCGGCGACATAGATGAAAGGCGCGGCAAGGTTAGAAATAGCTGTAGATGGCTATGCTATACTGCCAAGAAAGAGTGCGTATTTACAAGCGATGCCTTAAAAGATTTGTATGAAATTTTAAAAACGAACTTCGATGATATCAAAAAGAGGGTATCGGAATTAAATTTAGACGCCAATATCGATATAGTGATAGATATGACAGAAAAGGACGATATATATTCCATCGACTTTAGTAAAGAAATGATAAAAATGTGCGCCGAACTAAATGCCGATGTCTGCGTAGACGGGATATATTATTAA
- a CDS encoding phytanoyl-CoA dioxygenase, producing the protein MQIDGKEIFEKGGLMFYLSLMASFEYQDKYIAHPTAKYYESPSEMADLLYTECENALLERFEFCFLPYERDALKELMELMNKYLKDGSLLEGIGEYLVYHNKSWIEVRELALKTIHIFGYELDDFDYDPD; encoded by the coding sequence ATGCAAATTGACGGAAAAGAGATATTTGAGAAAGGCGGTCTTATGTTTTATTTAAGCCTAATGGCTTCTTTTGAATACCAGGATAAATATATCGCTCATCCTACGGCTAAATATTATGAAAGTCCATCTGAAATGGCAGATCTTTTATATACCGAATGCGAAAATGCTTTATTGGAGCGGTTTGAATTTTGTTTCCTGCCATACGAGAGAGATGCACTAAAAGAACTTATGGAGCTTATGAATAAATATCTTAAAGACGGCAGCTTGCTGGAAGGCATAGGCGAATATCTAGTCTATCATAATAAATCCTGGATAGAGGTCAGAGAGCTAGCTCTAAAAACAATCCATATTTTTGGCTACGAGCTTGACGACTTTGACTACGACCCTGATTGA
- a CDS encoding hemagglutinin repeat-containing protein, producing the protein MNKFIKQLSFFTLALLTAALISQGSAASSSWVTWGFSVGASAELSGTASKDSSKSSNSVASNLSGKNIKILTDSNKDTAINIKGSNLYANNDIHLSTHNLFIDASQDSYEAKQNSKTVSGRVSATMYGGGGGSAGLDYSKSNMKEQSLSHNNAKVYAGHNIYALASNDALIKGANLRADNALALKVGHDLSLHSLRDSYNYDSKSSSIGAGIGISGTKTTSDPDNPYDISNNIVRYKDSKLSSINANYSRSKSSTTVKQTVLSSITAKELNIEVGSNTDLKGSLIAAGYYDENGNFIDNGKLRLKTDSLTFSNLSNTRYDKSNSLSIGANYAFKDPQQGSESKENDTQAKDSQNAQSKESSTDPKSKISSINYANNRNLSYSMSKSLATIGRGELIVGDKDISSLSKDELASLQSDPNNKALYNSDDLTRLNRDSSKLSKELYSTKLSSNVDASVDMRLFSEGGREEIKRDYEDASTIYDAIYQIATTDRVSIKDFFSENGKGFMTINAVRQELANNPELRGMLQSDELSDQEKQAITQNITRQVMLNLGYIPNQTKTIYTDETGRDGKQIMGFYSLQTGRSYINIKNNESTKDLVATSATESQRAMDHQRGIDFLQNEDDHSTYSRNFGNAVARYYGYAISSYGSGYGSAKINNRGSINQNYYASNNKEFSRLDKQKGANRQLHQEEVEWLNDKQKIAKFKDYIQKATSKRYTDDEAKKILAKGGISLSDESFNEAYKESLSDDELADIGLAKEYIKQSDFYNKDLDGTNAFNPTASQYAERYMYLNGFINNQNFYIDNLKVDKPFLDDIAGFGKGFISGGWNFISNSVEGAYDTAKGAYNKIATEGIYNLAVEGKRKLASIDPIEVAKGAANYMSDTFDSAQIGFYKGNLDMVLADYEAVTKRDTEAAASLLPVSKGAKAAEGLKNIEKVIPDGKTMGNAKLAKAQGGDIGGAAIKGTPENKIAKPALSKEQVKRVFVDSKSANSDLATLVNNIKADYIVTSKGITFSVKDLKNLLALQGTSKNVGKWEGLTGASFEEIFSRAPKDWKVVLQNDGNGIKFVEIVDGKKIDRVRIHAPENNPDLPSTANTNNGWVLRIHASRKKYFDDSGKILGRNTDETHIPIKGNPNAN; encoded by the coding sequence ATGAATAAATTTATAAAGCAGCTTTCTTTCTTTACCCTTGCTCTTTTAACCGCCGCCCTCATCTCCCAAGGATCTGCCGCATCCTCTAGCTGGGTTACCTGGGGCTTTAGCGTCGGCGCCTCCGCAGAGCTTAGCGGAACCGCTTCTAAAGATAGCTCTAAATCAAGCAACTCCGTAGCCTCTAATCTTAGCGGCAAGAATATTAAAATTTTAACCGATAGCAATAAAGATACCGCTATAAATATCAAAGGCTCAAATTTATATGCTAATAATGATATACACCTAAGCACTCATAATCTATTTATCGATGCTTCGCAAGATAGCTATGAAGCTAAGCAAAACTCTAAAACCGTAAGCGGAAGAGTATCTGCTACTATGTATGGAGGCGGAGGAGGAAGCGCAGGGCTTGATTACTCTAAAAGCAATATGAAAGAGCAAAGCCTTAGCCACAATAATGCTAAAGTTTATGCAGGGCATAATATATATGCCTTAGCTAGTAACGACGCTTTAATAAAAGGAGCAAACCTTAGAGCGGATAACGCCTTAGCTTTAAAGGTAGGACATGATCTAAGCCTTCATAGCTTAAGGGATAGCTATAATTACGATAGCAAATCAAGTTCCATAGGGGCAGGCATAGGCATAAGCGGAACTAAAACAACCTCCGATCCGGACAATCCCTATGACATAAGCAACAACATAGTAAGGTATAAGGATTCTAAGCTTTCAAGCATAAACGCCAACTACTCCAGATCCAAATCAAGCACTACGGTAAAACAGACCGTGCTATCTAGTATAACTGCTAAAGAGCTAAACATAGAGGTAGGATCTAACACAGATCTAAAAGGTTCGTTAATAGCCGCAGGCTACTATGATGAGAATGGAAACTTCATAGATAACGGCAAGCTTAGATTAAAAACAGACAGCCTAACATTCTCAAATTTAAGTAACACTAGATACGACAAATCAAATTCTTTAAGCATAGGGGCAAATTATGCTTTTAAAGATCCGCAACAGGGAAGCGAAAGCAAAGAGAACGATACCCAAGCTAAGGATAGCCAAAACGCTCAATCTAAAGAAAGCTCTACCGATCCTAAGTCTAAAATTTCATCGATTAACTACGCTAATAATAGAAACCTATCCTACTCTATGAGTAAGAGCTTAGCTACTATAGGCAGAGGAGAGCTTATAGTAGGAGATAAAGATATAAGCTCTTTAAGCAAAGATGAGCTTGCTTCTTTACAATCTGATCCTAACAATAAAGCTCTATATAACTCAGACGATCTTACTAGATTAAACAGAGATAGCTCCAAACTAAGCAAAGAGCTATACTCTACCAAGCTAAGCTCTAACGTCGATGCAAGCGTGGATATGAGGTTGTTTAGCGAAGGGGGAAGGGAAGAGATAAAAAGGGATTATGAAGACGCCTCTACCATATACGATGCCATATACCAAATAGCAACTACCGATAGAGTTAGTATTAAAGACTTTTTCAGTGAAAACGGCAAAGGCTTTATGACGATAAACGCAGTAAGGCAAGAGCTAGCAAACAATCCCGAGCTAAGAGGGATGCTACAAAGCGATGAGCTTTCTGATCAAGAAAAACAAGCCATAACGCAAAACATCACAAGACAGGTAATGCTAAATTTAGGCTACATCCCTAATCAAACAAAGACCATCTATACCGATGAGACCGGTAGAGACGGTAAGCAGATAATGGGCTTTTACTCCTTGCAGACCGGGCGCAGCTATATCAATATAAAAAACAATGAAAGCACAAAGGATCTAGTCGCTACCTCCGCTACAGAAAGCCAAAGAGCTATGGATCATCAAAGAGGCATAGACTTCCTCCAAAACGAAGACGACCATTCTACTTATTCAAGAAATTTCGGAAACGCAGTCGCTAGATACTACGGATATGCTATTAGCTCATACGGCAGTGGCTATGGCTCAGCTAAGATAAATAATAGGGGTAGCATTAATCAAAACTACTACGCAAGCAACAATAAAGAATTCTCTAGACTAGATAAACAGAAGGGAGCAAATAGGCAGTTACATCAGGAAGAGGTGGAGTGGCTAAACGATAAGCAAAAAATAGCTAAATTTAAAGACTACATTCAAAAGGCTACCTCTAAGAGATATACGGACGATGAAGCAAAAAAGATACTGGCTAAAGGGGGAATATCTTTAAGCGATGAATCTTTTAACGAAGCCTACAAAGAAAGCTTAAGCGATGATGAGCTAGCGGATATAGGCTTGGCTAAGGAGTATATCAAACAAAGCGACTTCTATAATAAAGACCTAGACGGAACAAATGCCTTTAATCCTACTGCTTCTCAGTATGCGGAGAGGTATATGTATCTAAATGGCTTCATTAATAATCAAAATTTCTACATTGATAATCTAAAAGTAGATAAGCCTTTTCTAGATGATATAGCCGGTTTCGGGAAAGGCTTTATTTCTGGAGGATGGAATTTTATTTCTAATTCGGTTGAAGGAGCATATGATACTGCTAAAGGAGCATATAATAAGATAGCTACAGAAGGTATATACAATTTAGCCGTTGAAGGAAAGCGCAAACTAGCTAGTATCGATCCGATAGAAGTGGCAAAGGGCGCAGCAAACTATATGTCGGATACCTTTGACTCGGCGCAAATCGGCTTTTATAAGGGCAATTTAGATATGGTGCTGGCAGACTATGAAGCCGTAACCAAAAGGGATACCGAGGCCGCAGCTTCACTACTCCCTGTCTCTAAAGGTGCAAAGGCAGCAGAGGGCTTAAAAAATATCGAGAAGGTGATTCCTGACGGTAAGACTATGGGAAATGCCAAGTTAGCAAAAGCCCAGGGTGGAGATATTGGTGGAGCCGCAATAAAAGGGACACCCGAAAACAAGATTGCTAAGCCTGCGCTATCTAAAGAGCAGGTAAAGAGAGTATTTGTAGATAGTAAAAGTGCAAATTCTGATCTAGCTACTTTAGTGAATAACATAAAAGCGGATTATATAGTTACATCAAAAGGGATTACATTTAGCGTCAAAGATCTTAAAAATCTATTAGCTTTACAAGGAACATCAAAAAATGTAGGAAAGTGGGAAGGTCTAACAGGCGCATCATTTGAAGAGATATTCTCAAGAGCGCCGAAAGACTGGAAAGTAGTACTACAAAATGACGGTAATGGAATAAAATTTGTGGAAATTGTAGATGGAAAAAAGATAGACAGGGTCAGAATACATGCACCGGAAAATAATCCAGATTTACCAAGCACTGCAAATACCAATAATGGATGGGTTTTAAGAATTCATGCTAGTAGGAAAAAGTATTTTGATGATTCCGGTAAAATATTAGGACGTAATACTGATGAAACCCATATCCCAATAAAAGGAAACCCAAATGCAAATTGA
- a CDS encoding phytanoyl-CoA dioxygenase: MQINGKEIFEKGGLMFYLSRMASLEHQDKYLVHATAKSYEDPSEMAELLCDECWRALDEKFEFCFLPYEREILKELAELIYKYFKDQSLLEGDTYDYLVYQNKSWIEVRELALKTLHIFGYDLGDFDLY; the protein is encoded by the coding sequence ATGCAAATTAACGGAAAAGAGATATTTGAGAAAGGCGGTCTTATGTTTTATTTAAGCCGAATGGCTTCTTTGGAACATCAAGATAAATATCTAGTGCATGCCACAGCTAAATCTTACGAAGACCCATCAGAAATGGCGGAACTACTATGTGATGAATGCTGGCGAGCCCTTGACGAAAAATTTGAATTCTGCTTCTTACCCTATGAAAGAGAGATCTTAAAAGAGCTTGCAGAGCTTATTTATAAATACTTTAAAGATCAAAGCCTGCTAGAAGGAGATACCTACGATTATCTAGTCTATCAGAACAAATCCTGGATAGAGGTCAGAGAGTTGGCCTTAAAGACCTTGCATATTTTCGGATATGATTTAGGTGACTTTGATCTGTATTAA